In a single window of the Streptomyces sp. HUAS ZL42 genome:
- a CDS encoding phosphotransferase family protein gives MSPTSAQVGPDPVLADFLIAQRLAGQGEAARWTPLAGGVSSDLWRVDLPGRSLCVKRALARLRVAADWEAPVSRNAYEWAWMRFASRHRPDSVPELLAHDTEAGLFAMAYLPPERYPMWKAQLLRGEVRVATAAAVGELLGTLHAASAGDAALAAEFATDDNFHALRIEPYLQATAAAHPGLGDRLKGLADRTATTHLALVHGDVSPKNILVGPSGPVLLDAECAWYGDPAFDLAFCVNHLLLKSLVVPGRRADLLRSARVLTEEYVRRVDWEPRPDLEARTASLLPALLLARVDGKSPVEYLTDDRHRLLVRTVASALLRAPARTVAEVLDTWATAIEAPAEPGIGRGD, from the coding sequence ATGAGCCCGACCTCCGCGCAGGTGGGCCCGGACCCTGTACTGGCCGACTTCCTGATCGCCCAAAGGCTCGCCGGGCAGGGCGAGGCCGCACGCTGGACGCCGCTTGCCGGCGGTGTCTCGTCCGACCTGTGGCGGGTGGACCTGCCGGGACGCTCCCTGTGCGTCAAGCGGGCCCTGGCCCGGTTGCGGGTCGCGGCCGACTGGGAGGCGCCGGTGTCCCGCAACGCCTACGAATGGGCGTGGATGCGGTTCGCCTCCCGGCACCGGCCGGACAGCGTGCCGGAACTGCTGGCACACGACACCGAGGCCGGTCTGTTCGCGATGGCGTACCTGCCTCCCGAGCGGTACCCGATGTGGAAGGCCCAACTGTTGCGCGGTGAGGTACGGGTGGCGACGGCTGCGGCCGTCGGAGAGCTGCTCGGCACCCTGCACGCGGCGAGCGCGGGCGACGCCGCCCTCGCCGCGGAGTTCGCCACCGACGACAACTTCCACGCCCTGCGCATCGAGCCGTACCTGCAGGCCACCGCGGCAGCGCACCCCGGTCTGGGTGACAGACTTAAGGGCCTCGCCGACCGTACCGCCACGACCCATCTGGCTCTGGTGCACGGCGATGTCAGCCCCAAGAACATCCTCGTCGGCCCGTCGGGGCCCGTGCTCCTCGACGCCGAGTGCGCCTGGTACGGGGACCCGGCCTTCGACCTCGCCTTCTGCGTCAACCATCTGCTCCTCAAGAGCCTGGTGGTCCCCGGGCGCCGCGCCGATCTCCTGCGGTCCGCGCGGGTGCTGACCGAGGAATACGTCCGGCGCGTCGACTGGGAGCCCCGGCCGGATCTCGAGGCGCGGACCGCATCACTGCTGCCGGCACTGCTGTTGGCGCGCGTGGACGGCAAGTCCCCGGTGGAGTACCTGACGGACGACCGGCACCGGTTGCTCGTACGCACGGTGGCTTCGGCCCTGCTCCGGGCACCCGCCCGCACGGTGGCGGAGGTCCTGGACACCTGGGCCACCGCGATCGAGGCCCCGGCCGAGCCCGGCATCGGCCGGGGCGACTGA
- a CDS encoding NADPH-dependent FMN reductase has product MTLTTVVASTRPGRVGRSVADWFTARAAEYDQFEAHTVDLQELALPFFDEPHPPVMQQYTKSHTRRWSRIVDASDAFVFVTPEYNGAFPAPLKNAWDYLVVEWRHKPAAFVSYGGVSAGTRAVQMGKQVVANLRMLPIGPTVSIPFVNELVERGAFRPGKIHEAAAEQVLDELVRTARVMRGLRSATY; this is encoded by the coding sequence CCACTGTGGTGGCCAGCACTCGCCCAGGACGTGTGGGCCGATCCGTCGCGGACTGGTTCACCGCCCGGGCCGCGGAGTACGACCAGTTCGAGGCGCACACTGTCGACCTGCAGGAACTCGCTCTCCCTTTCTTCGACGAGCCGCATCCGCCGGTCATGCAGCAGTACACGAAGAGCCACACCCGCCGTTGGAGCCGAATCGTGGACGCGTCGGACGCGTTCGTCTTCGTCACCCCGGAATACAACGGCGCCTTCCCCGCCCCGTTGAAGAACGCGTGGGACTACCTGGTCGTGGAGTGGCGGCACAAGCCGGCCGCGTTCGTCAGCTACGGAGGCGTGTCGGCGGGTACCCGTGCGGTGCAGATGGGCAAGCAGGTCGTGGCGAACCTCAGGATGCTGCCGATCGGTCCGACCGTGAGCATCCCGTTCGTCAACGAACTTGTCGAGAGGGGTGCTTTCCGGCCCGGGAAGATACACGAGGCCGCGGCCGAGCAGGTGCTCGACGAACTCGTGCGCACGGCCCGGGTCATGCGCGGGCTGCGCAGCGCAACGTACTGA
- a CDS encoding LacI family DNA-binding transcriptional regulator: MITTRDIAERLGISVSTVGRALADDPRISEETKFRVRRAASEMGYVGNRAARMMRGASSNVVALVIPDIRNSFYSTIAHEMSKNMEAEGFQLMLSETDDDRMVELRHLRELSANRVAGVIIVPTARPHSESLKLLRAVPHLQLLRRHPSLGSQWFGVDDHEALRQATAHLVALGHTRIAYLGGPEELPTGAERLRGFRSALREGGLPDDAGRTELGPPSSVDHGRRAVRRLLEGTDAPSALVLGSIQLTLGVLEELSEQGVKVPGELSVVGFGDEPGFSWWGPGLTTIGLPIQEMATGCALWLMRRLKTKPSNDGPYTSVSPGSLILRGSTAPPGGRTPSTSG; this comes from the coding sequence GTGATCACGACCAGGGACATCGCCGAACGCCTCGGGATCTCCGTCTCGACGGTCGGCCGGGCACTCGCCGACGATCCCCGCATCAGCGAGGAGACCAAGTTCCGGGTCCGCCGGGCCGCTTCGGAGATGGGGTACGTCGGCAACCGCGCGGCGCGGATGATGCGCGGAGCGTCCAGCAACGTGGTCGCGCTGGTGATCCCGGACATCCGCAACAGCTTCTACTCGACCATCGCGCACGAGATGTCCAAGAACATGGAGGCCGAGGGCTTCCAGCTGATGCTCTCGGAGACCGACGACGACCGGATGGTGGAACTTCGCCATCTGCGGGAGCTGTCCGCGAACCGCGTGGCGGGCGTCATCATCGTGCCGACCGCCCGCCCCCACAGCGAGTCCCTCAAGCTCCTGCGCGCCGTGCCGCACCTCCAACTGCTTCGCCGGCACCCGTCGCTCGGTTCCCAGTGGTTCGGCGTGGACGACCACGAGGCGCTGCGTCAGGCCACGGCCCACCTGGTGGCACTCGGCCACACCCGCATCGCGTATCTGGGCGGTCCCGAGGAGCTGCCCACCGGCGCCGAGCGGCTGCGCGGCTTCCGCAGCGCCCTGCGCGAAGGCGGTCTGCCGGACGATGCCGGGCGCACGGAGCTGGGGCCGCCGTCGTCCGTGGACCACGGGCGCCGGGCGGTACGCCGGCTGCTGGAGGGGACGGATGCGCCCAGCGCGCTCGTCCTGGGATCGATCCAGCTCACCCTGGGGGTCCTGGAGGAGTTGTCCGAGCAGGGCGTGAAGGTGCCCGGGGAACTGTCCGTGGTCGGGTTCGGAGACGAGCCGGGGTTTTCCTGGTGGGGCCCCGGACTCACCACGATCGGTCTGCCGATTCAGGAGATGGCCACCGGCTGCGCGCTGTGGCTGATGCGCCGGCTCAAGACCAAGCCGAGCAACGACGGCCCGTACACGTCGGTCTCCCCCGGATCGCTGATCCTGCGCGGCAGCACGGCGCCCCCCGGCGGACGGACTCCGTCCACGTCCGGCTGA
- a CDS encoding fumarylacetoacetate hydrolase family protein has protein sequence MAAQLRRFPLRIVRYAVGGVCHYGELDTGDVRIARFEGDPFTGLTPARHFDDVGDVVILPPLERPRIFGFAYNYASHIDETDRDVPEVPVCFMKPSTAVVGPDDAIVYPADGELIHFEGELVVVIGKEARHVKPSEAHEYILGYTCGNDVSDRIVQRKESKFGTLLIGKGQDSFAPLGPVIATGLDPSGLSLTTRVNGAVMQSASTADLLLAVPDIVSYLSRYLTLLPGDAIMTGTPSGVGPISPGDEIEVEIEGIGVLRNPVVAESV, from the coding sequence GTGGCTGCCCAGTTGCGGAGGTTTCCATTGCGGATCGTCAGGTATGCCGTGGGCGGCGTGTGTCACTACGGAGAACTCGACACGGGTGACGTCAGGATCGCCAGATTCGAGGGTGACCCTTTCACCGGGCTGACCCCTGCTCGCCACTTCGACGACGTGGGCGACGTCGTCATTCTCCCGCCACTCGAGAGGCCTCGGATCTTCGGGTTCGCCTACAACTACGCCTCGCACATCGACGAGACCGACCGCGATGTTCCCGAGGTTCCGGTGTGTTTCATGAAACCGAGTACTGCGGTGGTGGGACCGGATGACGCCATCGTGTATCCGGCGGATGGTGAACTCATCCACTTCGAAGGCGAGTTGGTCGTCGTCATCGGAAAGGAAGCCCGCCATGTGAAGCCCTCCGAGGCTCATGAGTACATCCTCGGCTATACGTGCGGCAACGACGTCAGCGACCGCATCGTCCAGCGAAAGGAAAGCAAGTTCGGAACGCTTCTGATCGGCAAGGGCCAGGACAGCTTCGCTCCCCTCGGTCCGGTCATCGCCACCGGACTCGACCCCTCCGGACTGTCGCTGACGACCCGTGTGAACGGCGCCGTCATGCAGTCGGCGAGCACGGCCGACCTGCTGCTTGCCGTTCCCGACATCGTCAGCTACCTCAGCCGCTACCTGACGCTGCTGCCCGGGGACGCGATCATGACCGGCACGCCCTCCGGTGTCGGGCCGATCAGCCCCGGGGACGAGATCGAGGTCGAGATCGAGGGCATCGGTGTCCTGCGCAATCCGGTGGTGGCCGAGAGCGTCTGA
- a CDS encoding MFS transporter: MTHAAQVDTGAVPVRDAQESSRPTISRAMIGVGFLLVVLSYMVNAMDRQVFPPLLPNIREEYGFSLEQGGLLATNFTLGMAIAGLPAGYLLDRFRRKTVLLVSIVIYSLGTMATPLATGFADMTLYRVVSGFGEGMQSAAIFAAIGAFFAHRRGLAFGIIGLGYSVGVFIAPLIGVRLMTLHGTWHSPFYLFGTAGLLIAAASLFLVKTALTEHSAEKILSTKTYEYMPASAYNRNTIALAVHSVISGVAIYGFLGLYPTYLITSLHYSAEQAALAMSLLGFGGMTAVFGGWLGDRVNQRNLLMLSLLAVSAISVCIYETQAGVGLQCVFAFFMGAFGLGFIYPNTNSAIQRAVRPGQIGRASGLFVTSYYGTAAFSGLLFAALVDSFGWDRAGLLQVTLLPLMGVIALSFVRPSRFNNADR, translated from the coding sequence ATGACTCACGCAGCGCAAGTCGACACCGGTGCCGTGCCCGTCAGGGACGCGCAGGAAAGCAGCCGGCCCACCATTTCCCGGGCCATGATCGGGGTGGGCTTCCTGCTGGTGGTCCTCTCCTACATGGTCAACGCGATGGACCGCCAGGTCTTCCCTCCGCTGCTGCCCAACATCCGTGAGGAGTACGGCTTCTCCCTGGAGCAGGGCGGACTCCTGGCCACGAACTTCACCCTCGGCATGGCCATCGCCGGCCTGCCCGCGGGCTACCTCCTGGACCGCTTCCGCCGCAAGACCGTGCTGCTGGTCAGCATCGTGATCTACTCCCTGGGCACGATGGCCACGCCGCTGGCGACCGGTTTCGCCGACATGACCCTGTACCGGGTCGTCTCGGGCTTCGGAGAGGGCATGCAGTCCGCTGCCATCTTCGCGGCGATCGGCGCCTTCTTCGCCCACCGTCGCGGCCTGGCCTTCGGCATCATCGGCCTGGGCTACTCCGTCGGCGTGTTCATCGCCCCGCTCATCGGCGTCCGGCTCATGACCCTTCACGGCACTTGGCACTCGCCCTTCTACCTGTTCGGCACGGCCGGGCTGCTGATCGCCGCCGCCTCCCTGTTCCTCGTGAAAACCGCTCTGACCGAGCACTCCGCCGAGAAGATCCTCTCGACCAAGACCTACGAGTACATGCCGGCCTCCGCCTACAACCGCAACACCATCGCACTGGCCGTCCACTCGGTCATCAGCGGTGTGGCCATCTACGGGTTCCTCGGCCTCTACCCGACGTACCTCATCACGTCGCTGCACTACTCCGCCGAGCAGGCCGCACTGGCCATGAGCCTCCTGGGCTTCGGCGGTATGACGGCCGTTTTCGGCGGCTGGCTCGGCGACCGCGTGAACCAGCGCAATCTGCTGATGCTGAGCCTGCTGGCCGTCTCCGCCATCAGCGTGTGCATCTACGAGACGCAGGCCGGAGTCGGGCTGCAGTGCGTGTTCGCCTTCTTCATGGGCGCCTTCGGCCTGGGCTTCATCTACCCCAACACCAACAGCGCGATTCAGCGGGCTGTCCGTCCGGGGCAGATCGGACGCGCTTCCGGTCTCTTCGTCACCAGCTACTACGGAACGGCGGCCTTCTCGGGCCTACTCTTCGCCGCCCTGGTGGACTCCTTCGGCTGGGACCGGGCGGGGCTCCTGCAGGTCACGCTCCTGCCGCTGATGGGCGTCATCGCCCTGAGCTTCGTTCGCCCCTCGCGGTTCAACAACGCGGACCGCTAG
- a CDS encoding C-terminal binding protein, whose protein sequence is MKPPSRPGTVLLTDYAWPDDSLERSVVEGAGHTLVTGPAEPASAETIEELVAEHRPDGILTCWAPVSATAIGTSAGLRIVARLGVGLDNIAVDAATERGVWVTNVPDYCVEEVSDHAVGMVLAWTRGLAVFDREVRAGRWDPASARLRRLSTLTCGVVGFGRIGRATVRKLGAFGCRILAHDPHPPKDAPGVEMVDLEELLRRSDVVILHVPLTPGTHHIIGTEQLGLMKPGGLLVNVSRGGLVDTDAVVKALDSGHLDAAAFDVLESEPHVPAGLLDQAGALLTPHVAFSSDASVTELRRRAAEEVVRILAGEAPAHACNSPRGLTTGPGDRR, encoded by the coding sequence ATGAAACCACCGAGCCGCCCCGGCACCGTGCTCCTCACCGACTACGCCTGGCCCGACGACTCCCTAGAGCGATCGGTCGTCGAGGGGGCGGGCCACACCCTGGTGACCGGCCCCGCGGAGCCCGCCTCAGCCGAGACCATCGAGGAGCTGGTCGCCGAGCACCGGCCCGACGGGATCCTGACCTGCTGGGCGCCCGTCTCCGCCACCGCGATCGGCACCTCTGCCGGCCTGCGCATCGTGGCCAGACTCGGGGTCGGCCTCGACAACATCGCGGTGGACGCCGCCACCGAGCGGGGCGTGTGGGTCACCAACGTGCCGGACTACTGCGTCGAGGAGGTCTCCGACCATGCCGTCGGCATGGTGCTGGCCTGGACGCGGGGCCTGGCGGTGTTCGACCGCGAGGTCCGTGCGGGCCGCTGGGATCCCGCGAGCGCCCGGCTGCGCCGGCTGTCGACGCTGACCTGCGGCGTCGTCGGCTTCGGGCGGATCGGACGGGCCACCGTGCGCAAGCTCGGTGCGTTCGGCTGCCGCATCCTGGCCCACGACCCGCATCCGCCGAAGGACGCCCCCGGGGTGGAGATGGTGGACCTGGAAGAACTGCTGCGCCGTAGCGACGTCGTGATCCTCCACGTGCCGCTCACGCCTGGCACCCACCACATCATCGGCACCGAGCAACTGGGGCTGATGAAGCCGGGCGGCCTGCTGGTCAATGTCAGCAGGGGAGGCCTGGTGGACACCGACGCGGTCGTCAAGGCACTGGACAGCGGGCACCTGGACGCAGCCGCCTTCGACGTACTGGAGAGTGAACCGCACGTCCCCGCCGGACTGTTGGACCAGGCGGGCGCGCTGCTCACCCCGCACGTCGCCTTCTCCTCCGACGCCTCGGTCACGGAACTGCGCCGCCGTGCCGCCGAGGAGGTCGTACGCATCCTGGCGGGCGAGGCGCCTGCCCACGCCTGCAACAGCCCCCGCGGCCTGACCACCGGGCCGGGTGACCGGCGATGA
- a CDS encoding cupin domain-containing protein yields MRRVVTGHDQNGKSVVVSDGPVPRSREFTSLPGRVSRLPWATDPGEPVSRTGEDPTPKVASLLPAPGGTRFIVLTFQPDSAFADPAFDPVAFDQESRADSPGLVELFEPDGMHTTPTVDYGIVLQGEIVLELDDGHCTPLSAGDIVVQNGTRHGWRNRSDRPATVAFVLIGAERDF; encoded by the coding sequence ATGCGAAGAGTCGTCACCGGCCATGACCAGAACGGCAAGTCGGTCGTCGTCAGCGACGGTCCTGTCCCGCGCAGCCGGGAGTTCACCAGCCTCCCGGGCCGGGTCTCCCGCCTGCCGTGGGCCACTGATCCGGGCGAACCGGTCAGCCGGACCGGGGAGGACCCCACCCCCAAGGTCGCCAGCCTGCTGCCGGCGCCGGGCGGCACGAGGTTCATCGTCCTGACCTTCCAGCCGGACAGTGCGTTTGCCGATCCGGCGTTCGACCCCGTCGCCTTCGACCAGGAATCCCGGGCCGACTCGCCCGGCCTCGTGGAGCTCTTCGAGCCGGACGGCATGCACACGACGCCGACCGTCGACTACGGCATCGTGCTGCAGGGCGAGATCGTCCTCGAACTCGACGACGGCCACTGCACCCCGCTGTCGGCAGGAGACATCGTCGTCCAGAACGGCACCCGGCACGGCTGGCGCAACCGCAGCGACCGGCCGGCCACCGTGGCCTTCGTGCTGATCGGTGCGGAGCGCGACTTCTGA